From the Oscarella lobularis chromosome 13, ooOscLobu1.1, whole genome shotgun sequence genome, one window contains:
- the LOC136194497 gene encoding uncharacterized protein isoform X1, translating to MRQSGLWRRYVAEAKSKVASRLLLLLVDRRRAMVLRIVGFECFGGYEPNPSESKWDKVVIEISVGVRYLKIGASRPLLSHFEFQIGSSLNIAVSRRRSLSHYKTRLKRSSTQSGSQRYRLNMTPLTALVFSLMFNAGSAYYLGDPGVFDQLINKYGSNMGTMNGSGLSIYMIGDELVGKVTPPSAFRVLDFLKLMLPSVATTLGIDETNSDNPFNFPVDNFTLNMVDNFWCMGTQELPSMPLVSQFMTLSDVTVLVCLELDPEANSLADRIQVSSFAIAGVWQMGSISLEFKFSRVGPTYYFSGAPTTGLPVGTFIEYLGAKLLPDEFATPLKNSGLDRFSIEKARFIGVYDSDGFAIGLSGNPTIQGWGSFRCHLIFTRYVRREYQEGGVAVTIAINFPDFSLANLVQKLSGYDISDVPLLGTLRVPETGVVISTRDLIPNMLPEVLDGILAQAMPIYKGLTFATALPIIPNQAAVVFVVHIGSGGLMFTMTDPGGALTLGNILSAVIPNFSLDELSLPPGISDIVQSLLNIQLHGFSISTKPKCIAVELRLNQAFEVVPGIARIINPSLFINVTFAKPRKTVTKADGDWEFGSSQFPITIEPAPPPPRLPGQNNQLVKAKGFLLTGEGDEISVQSIISKFDADFLPEELQSVLQAASMLDFAIENPTFRIPIGTGAKGFQCQFSGTPRINGWSGVTLNAVVSKTTGKAALAVGFEFVNMGIADLVQKLTDVNVKALTLLDRSLKVAVMISSRSLEDVVLQGEALSQIPLRRGLSIVAVFTFPTDCLGESFCEFAKGALGSGASLQIAATITSLRQFSFSVGVNNIKLGEGIILSEAALEFAIGMETYVGIRATLTLSNPPLSFTGWVRAGIQGLELGMTMSGIWKRPFGIDFLAFGKGIISITLKPGVPLPGIELGGEVRVGKLDSGREIIAKVYLGIDPTMPRRNYFYGSINRLTIGSVLEAFDIQLSLPKCLADSGLPYGLKVSFSLDSRELVPSGIVIPQGFILNGTIDILGWRLKAYINIGLPRGIKIDIRMDPLTIGGGILKLYKSTTETTVGPLLVADVTASPPNVNVTAAGYVSLFFGMIEAEIFLQITNTHFLFYVRRRFFIFEALLKVYASYGSLQDASFQVYGLLSTAWLEELERSVCAKIDAAAKVATDKIDAAKRKVDGAHAKFDAVVADLRRKRNNVNNLCHLRTCHSICMGCPSWNSCCTRWWGSCIGCPSWNYCCWRAPNIICEVANLGCKALRGIAYAALWLAEKIVDSSRWTLELAKGVLDAVKWTVRIAAEAAKFIVRLGLGGIISIKKIEFDVKIGIAKSGYFSGSIVVSFLRRAEITMGFYLRLPSVQSMASDLADAIFPGITGRRKRDVEDQLRQNMPDYSRRHYLPDMYVYKPGSAAEYRPRREYPIPEEVYEKTEFVVRKRSLTDELQAEKAHIDTDLVDMRNRVKQFVRPSSVAAAAPPAPNATKTRLLPLTQLKQSLNTSAEKCSHFGNIKQFILEIPLAMEAVYGEWKNTVGNYTNELGVLTEGYTNVSMQEAEATAKAAQAQQDFSNLVAAERNQSDLIEEARNLTNITSTPSFLTAADSVTFRNNMTEETINKQLVAEIGNGYSEWNRTLKDEVVSENVRTVKAIVQAYGNDVMAETNLTLTQYINEVFKALKAPYETISSGDTHFDSAVNLLESLAAIKRNLDTLITETVFKAKEISDTLLAELKEIAQIKIFCSAS from the exons ATGAGACAAAGTGGCCTTTG GAGACGCTACGTTGCAGAAGCGAAGTCTAAAGTGGCGTCACGCCTCCTTCTATTGCTAGTAGATCGACGGCGTGCAATGGTTCTG cgaatcgtcggcTTTGAGTGCTTCG GGGGCTATGAGCCAAATCCGTCTGAAAGCAAATGGGACAAAGTGGTCATTG AAATTTCTGTGGGCGTGAGGTATCTCAAAATTGGCGCCAGTCGGCCTCTTCTAAGTCACTTTGAATTTCAAATCGGATCCTCCCTAAATATCGCTGTtagtcgacgacgctctttGTCTCACTATAAGACCCGACTCAAACGATCTTCTACTCAGAGCGGATCGCAACGCTATCGCCTAAACATGACGCCTCTCACCGCTCTTGTCTTTTCTCTTATGTTCAACGCCGGCTCCGCTTACTACCTCGGCGATCCCGGCGTTTTCGATCAACTGATCAACAAGTACGGCAGCAACATGGGCACAATGAACGGCAGCGGTCTCAGCATCTACatgatcggcgacgagctcGTCGGCAAAGTGACGCCGCCGAGCGCCTTTCGCGTGCTCGACTTTCTCAAACTCATGCTGCCctccgtcgcgacgacgctcggcatcgacgagacgaataGCGACAATCCGTTCAATTTTCCCGTCGACAATTTCACGCTGAACATGGTCGACAACTTTTGGTGCATGGGCACGCAAGAGCTGCCGTCGATGCCTCTCGTATCGCAATTCATGACGttgtctgacgtcaccgtgctAGTCTGCCTCGAACTCGATCCCGAGGCGAATTCGCTTGCCGATCGAATTCAAGTGAGTTCTTTCGCGATTGCCGGCGTTTGGCAAATGGGTAGCATCAGTctcgaattcaaattcagTCGCGTCGGACCGACGTACTATTTTAGCGGCGCTCCCACTACCGGCCTTCCTGTCGGCACGTTTATCGAGTATTTAGGTGCCAAGCTACTTCCGGACGAATTCGCCACGCCTCTCAAGAACTCTGGACTCGATAGGTTTAGCATCGAGAAAGCGCGTTTCATCGGTGTCTACGATAGCGACGGTTTTGCTATTGGGCTATCCGGTAATCCGACTATACAAGGGTGGGGTAGCTTTCGATGTCATCTCATCTTTACACGCTACGTCCGAAGAGAGTATCAGGAAGGGGGCGTCGCAGTGACGATTGCTATTAACTTTCCCGATTTCTCGCTCGCCAATCTCGTTCAGAAATTGTCCGGCTACGACATAAGCGACGTTCCGCTCCTCGGAACGCTCCGAGTACCGGAAACGGGCGTCGTTATCTCGACACGTGACCTAATACCGAACATGCTCCCCGAAGTCTTGGACGGAATACTAGCACAAGCGATGCCAATCTACAAAGGACTCACGTTTGCGACCGCATTGCCCATCATACCCAATCAAGctgccgtcgttttcgtcgtccacATTGGCTCCGGCGGACTCATGTTCACCATGACCGATCCGGGTGGCGCACTTACATTGGGTAACATTCTCAGTGCCGTCATTCCGAATTTTTCACTAGACGAACTTTCACTTCCGCCGGGAATATCGGACATTGTCCAAAGTCTTCTCAATATTCAACTACACGGCTTTTCTATCTCGACAAAGCCCAAGTGTATTGCCGTCGAATTGAGACTCAATCAAGCGTTCGAAGTCGTGCCGGGAATCGCGCGCATCATCAATCCGTCTCTTTTCATTAACGTGACGTTCGCCAAACCTCGTAAGACAGTGACTAAGGCGGACGGGGATTGGGAATTCGGTTCGTCCCAGTTTCCTATTACAATCGAACCggctcctccgccgccgagaCTTCCTGGTCAGAATAATCAACTGGTAAAAGCAAAAGGATTTCTTCTAACcggagaaggagacgaaataAGTGTTCAGAGTATTATAAGTaaattcgacgccgattttctACCGGAAGAACTTCAGTCCGTACTCCAAGCGGCATCGATGTTGGATTTCGCCATAGAAAATCCAACATTTCGAATTCCAATCGGCACCGGCGCAAAAGGCTTCCAATGTCAATTTTCCGGTACCCCACGAATCAACGGCTGGTCGGGAGTGACGCTCAACGCCGTCGTAAGCAAAACGACGGGAAAAGCGGCACTCGCCGTTGGCTTCGAATTCGTCAACATGGGAATCGCCGATCTCGTACAGAAATTGACTGACGTCAATGTCAAAGCGCTGACTCtcctcgatcgatcgctCAAAGTCGCCGTTATGATATCGTCGCGTTCGCTGGAAGACGTCGTGCTCCAGGGCGAGGCCCTGAGCCAAATTCCTCTCCGACGCGGTCtctccatcgtcgccgtATTCACATTCCCGACCGATTGTCTGGGCGAATCGTTCTGCGAGTTTGCCAAAGGAGCACTCGGCAGCGGCGCGAGTCTACaaatcgccgcgacgatCACGTCGCTTCGTCAATTTAGCTTCTCGGTCGGCGTGAACAACATCAAATTGGGTGAAGGTATCATTCTCAGCGAAGCGGCGCTCGAATTTGCCATAGGCATGGAAACGTACGTCGGAATACGCGCCACTCTGACGCTCAGCAATCCGCCGCTCTCCTTCACCGGATGGGTCCGAGCCGGCATTCAGGGTCTCGAACTCGGCATGACAATGAGCGGCATATGGAAACGACCGTTCggaatcgattttctcgcaTTCGGCAAAGGTATCATATCAATCACGCTCAAACCCGGAGTCCCGCTTCCCGGCATCGAATTGGGCGGCGAAGTGCGCGTGGGGAAACTCGACAGCGGACGCGAAATCATCGCCAAAGTCTATCTCGGCATCGATCCGACGATGCCACGTCGCAATTATTTCTACGGATCAATTAATAGACTGACTATCGGTTCCGTACTCGAAGCGTTCGACATCCAATTGTCGTTGCCAAAGTGTCTAGCCGACAGCGGTCTTCCCTACGGGCTTAAAGTGTCGTTTTCTCTAGACTCGCGCGAACTCGTTCCGTCGGGTATTGTCATACCCCAGGGCTTTATTCTGAACGGCACGATTGATATTCTCGGCTGGCGACTCAAAGCTTATATCAACATAGGCCTCCCGCGTGGCATTAAAATTGACATTCGCATGGATCCGCTCACTATAGGAGGCGGCATTTTGAAATTGTACAAATCGACCACCGAAACAACGGTCGGtccgcttctcgtcgctgacgtcaccgctTCGCCTCCGAATGTCAACGTCACGGCGGCCGGTTACGTGAGCCTGTTTTTCGGAATGATAGAAGCGGAAATCTTTCTTCAAATAACGAACACGCATTTTCTGTTTTACGTGCGAAGAAGATTCTTTATCTTCGAGGCTCTGTTGAAGGTCTATGCCTCGTACGGATCCCTTCAGGACGCCTCGTTTCAAGTGTACGGACTCTTATCAACCGCGTGGTTGGAAGAGCTGGAGAGGTCAGTCTGTGCTAAGATAGACGCAGCTGCGAAAGTGGCAACAGACAAGATAGACgcggcgaaaagaaaagtcgacgGTGCTCATGCAAAGTTTGACGCGGTTGTAGCCgatcttcgacgaaaacgcaaTAACGTCAACAATCTTTGTCACCTTCGAACTTGTCACTCAA TTTGCATGGGATGCCCGTCCTGGAATTCGTGCTGTACACGTTGGTGGGGGTCATGTATAGGCTGTCCTTCGTGGAACTATTGCTGTTGGCGTGCTCCTAACATCATATGCGAGGTGGCCAATCTAGGTTGCAAGGCGCTTCGCGGCATTGCGTACGCTGCCCTATGGCTTgcggagaaaatcgtcgataGCAGTCGATGGACACTTGAACTTGCTAAGGGAGTTCTGGACGCAGTCAAGTGGACCGTACGCATTGCGgccgaagcggcgaaatTCATTGTCCGACTCGGTCTCGGCGGAATCATAAGCAttaagaaaatcgaatttgacgtcaaaatcggaATCGCCAAATCCGGATACTTTTCGGGCtcgatcgtcgtttcgttcttGCGAAGAGCCGAAATCACGATGGGTTTTTACCTGCGATTGCCGAGCGTCCAAAGCATGGCTTCGGATTTGGCCGATGCCATTTTCCCCGGCATTACGGGACGACGTAAGCGAGACGTCGAAGATCAACTTCGACAAAATATGCCCGACTACAGTCGTCGTCACTATTTGCCTGATATGTACGTCTATAAACCAGGCTCCGCAGCCGAATACCGACCCAGACGCGAATATCCGATACCGGAAGAGGTCTACGAAAAAACTGAGTTTGTTGTGCGGAAGCGATCTTTGACTGACGAATTGCAAGCCGAGAAGGCGCACATCGATACAGACCTGGTTGACATGCGTAACCGTGTTAAACAGTTTGTTCGTCCTTCTTCTGTCGCAGCCGCAGCCCCGCCAGCGCCGAATGCGACTAAAACGAGGCTTCTTCCTCTTACTCAATTGAAGCAAAGCCTCA ATACTTCTGCTGAGAAATGCTCGCATTTTGGTAACATCAAACAGTTTATTCTCGAAATACCTCTCGCTATGGAGGCTGTCTACGGAGAATGGAAAAACACGGTTGGCAATTACACAAACGAACTCGGGGTTCTCACTGAGGGCTATACTAACGTAAGTATGCAAGAAGCAGAGGCAACCGCAAAGGCTGCACAGGCGCAGCAAGACTTTAGCAATTTGGTAGCAGCAGAGCGAAATCAATCAGACCTCATTGAAGAGGCCAGAAATTTGACGAACATTACAAGCACGCCCTCTTTTCTTACGGCAGCAGACTCTGTAACGTTTCGCAATAACATGACGGAAGAGACGATTAACAAGCAATTGGTCGCTGAAATCGGCAATG gctaTTCGGAGTGGAATAGAACTTTGAAGGACGAAGTTGTTTCcgaaaacgttcgaacggtCAAGGCTATCGTACAGGCTTACGGCAACGACGTGATGGCCGAGACAAATTTGACGCTCACCCAATATATCAATGAAGTCTTCAAGGCTCTAAAGGCTCCCTACGAAACTATTTCTTCTGGGGATACTCACTTCGATTCGGCTGTTAATCTTCTTGAAAGCTTGGCGGCAATAAAACGG aacTTGGATACTCTTATTACCGAGACGGTTTTTAAAGCGAAGGAAATATCTGACACTCTACTTGCTGAACTCAAGGAAATTGCGCAGATTAAGATATTCTGTTCCGCAAGTTAG